The following are from one region of the Falco biarmicus isolate bFalBia1 chromosome 1, bFalBia1.pri, whole genome shotgun sequence genome:
- the ADAM33 gene encoding disintegrin and metalloproteinase domain-containing protein 33 produces the protein MAGRAPRKRCTRRGLAGFGGSRVLLLGLLLLLPARGDASGPGGPPSHGEWVTPHWLLGGRTRRAVSLAEKVLAPARAKVAVMAEGRELILVLERNQLLAPGYTETHYTTDGQPVTVSPNHTDHCYYHGHVRGYGGSWVVLSTCLGIRGLIVLSSNTSYYLKPLGTPEPGHHLIHRAEHLPVRGGTCGHGNDFGSTIADIAQLFQPVYHRAKRDAWRTMKYMELFIVADHTLYRNQNLNLGHTKQRIVEIANYVDKFYRSLNIKVALIGLEVWTERDQCAVTSDANATLWSFLQWKKALRSRKKHDNAQLLTGKTFRGTTIGMAPLEGMCSVDNSGGVSVDHSEQPIGAAATMAHEIGHNFGMSHDSTGCCVEATPEQGGCVMAAATGHPFPRVFSSCSKRQLENYFQKGGGMCLFNLPDTKDLVVGRKCGNGFLEEGEDCDCGEVEECTNPCCNAHNCTLKEGAQCAHGDCCQNCKLKVAGTICREAAGSCDLPEYCTGASPYCPANVYLLDGSSCAYGEAYCNNGMCMTHHQQCVQLWGPGAWPAPDACFQDVNMAGNTYGNCGKDSQGRYVKCDKRDAMCGKIQCQSSAKKPQGTNTVSIDTTIRFNGREVKCRGTYMYTAKDDEEDLSDPGLVMTGTKCGDGMVCKDRRCQNASLFELEKCVSRCNGHGVCNSNKNCHCDAGWAPPYCEKPGLGGSVDSGPVQRDNHEAILITLLLIFLLFLPALMMIIYFWYRRENSLLNKWIKEMRRRGQETYRSKPISRKSTSGHPKAAFTLRNISTSSHSNKATRAAFPPKPSTHQPGSQPVNVVHPLRPAPHSVPPRPRDPKPARPPPPVSKSPMVPTKTVVSQVKLPPPKKPLPCSPVRTPLIVPKHQPPRRPLPGSPLLAKELPPAHGQTLLVMVPPTNFKVSGTSAVSHSARPLKPMPPQRPIPAIKVQSTSFLLKK, from the exons ATGGCCGGGCGGGCCCCCCGCAAGCGCTGCACCCGCCGGGGCTTGGCTGGTTTTGGGGGGAGCCGTGTTTTGTTGCTGGggttgttgctgctgctcccgGCGCGGGGGGATGCTTCTGGACCCGGAG GACCACCATCCCATGGAGAGTGGGTCACCCCGCACTGGCTCCTTGGGGGCCGTACCAGACGAGCTGTCAGCCTGGCTGAAAAG GTGCTGGCACCTGCCCGGGCAAAGGTGGCCGTCATGGCTGAGGGCAGAGAGCTCATCCTGGTGCTGGAGAGGAACCA GCTGCTTGCACCAGGCTACACCGAGACGCACTACACCACGGATGGGCAGCCTGTGACAGTGTCCCCCAACCACACG GACCACTGCTACTACCACGGGCACGTCCGGGGCTATGGAGGCTCCTGGGTTGTCCTCAGCACCTGCTTGGGAATACG GGGCCTGATAGTGCTGAGCAGCAACACCAGCTACTACCTGAAACCCCTGGGGACCCCCGAGCCGGGCCACCACCTCATCCACCGAGCAGAGCACTTGCCCGTCAGAGGAGGGACCTGCGGCCATGGCAATGATTTTGGGAGCACCATCGCTGACATTGCTCAGCTCTTCCAGCCAGTGTACCACCGG GCGAAGAGAGATGCCTGGAGGACCATGAAGTACATGGAGCTCTTCATTGTTGCTGATCACACACTG TACAGGAACCAGAACCTCAACCTGGGCCACACCAAGCAGCGCATTGTGGAGATTGCAAACTACGTGGACAAG tTTTACAGGTCTCTGAACATCAAGGTGGCCCTGATAGGCCTGGAAGTGTGGACGGAACGGGATCAGTGTGCCGTGACCAGCGACGCCAATGCCACGCTCTGGTCCTTCCTGCAGTGGAAGAAGGCGCTGAGGTCACGCAAGAAGCATGACAATGCCCAGCTGCTGAC AGGGAAGACATTCAGGGGCACAACCATCGGCATGGCCCCATTGGAGGGGATGTGCAGCGTGGATAACTCCGGAGGCGTCAGTGTG GACCACTCAGAGCAGCCCATTGGAGCAGCTGCCACTATGGCCCACGAAATCGGCCACAATTTTGGCATGAGCCACGACAGCACGGGCTGCTGCGTGGAGGCCACCCCGGAGCAAGGTGGCTGTGTCATGGCAGCGGCCACCGG GCACCCCTTTCCTCGTGtgttcagctcctgcagcaagaGGCAGCTGGAGAACTACTTCCAGAAGGGAGGTGGCATGTGTCTCTTCAACCTGCCTGACACCAAGGACCTGGTGGTGGGACGGAAATGTGGCAATGGctttctggaggaaggagaagactGTGACTGTGGGGAGGTGGAG GAATGCACCAACCCGTGCTGCAATGCGCACAACTGCACACTGAAGGAGGGAGCCCAGTGTGCCCACGGTGACTGCTGCCAGAACTGCAAG CTAAAGGTGGCTGGGACGATCTGCAGGGAAGCAGCGGGATCCTGCGACCTCCCTGAATACTGCACAGGCGCCTCACCCTACTGCCCAGCCAACGTGTACCTCCTGGATGGCTCGTCCTGCGCCTACGGCGAGGCTTACTGCAACAACGGCATGTGCATGACCCACCACCAGCAgtgcgtccagctctggggaccAG GTGCCTGGCCAGCCCCAGATGCCTGTTTCCAGGATGTGAACATGGCTGGCAACACCTACGGCAACTGTGGCAAAGACAGCCAAGGGCGCTATGTGAAATGTGACAAGAG GGATGCTATGTGTGGCAAGATCCAGTGCCAAAGTTCAGCTAAGAAGCCCCAGGGGACCAACACTGTCTCCATCGACACCACCATCCGCTTCAACGGGCGAGAGGTGAAGTGCCGAGGCACCTACATGTACACCGCGAAGGATGATGAGGAAGATCTCTCTGACCCTGGGCTGGTGATGACTGGGACAAAATGTGGAGATGGGATG GTTTGCAAAGATCGCCGTTGCCAGAATGCCTCCCTTTTTGAGCTGGAAAAGTGTGTTTCCCGGTGCAACGGCCATGGG GTGTGCAACAGCAACAAGAACTGCCACTGCGATGCTGGCTGGGCTCCCCCCTACTGCGAGAAGCCGGGCTTGGGTGGCAGCGTGGACAGTGGCCCCGTGCAGCGCGATA ATCATGAGGCCATCTTAATAACACTTCTGCTCAtcttcctgctcttcctccccGCCCTGATGATGATCATCTACTTTTGGTACCGTCGGGAGAACTCACTCCTGAATAAATGGATAAAGGAGATGAGGAGGAGGGGCCAGGAGACATATAG GAGCAAACCCATCAGTCGGAAGTCAACCAGTGGCCATCCCAAAGCTGCTTTCACCTTGCGGAACATTTCCACCTCCAGCCATAGTAATAAA GCAACACGGGCTGCATtcccccccaaacccagcacacACCAGCCCGGCTCTCAGCCTGTCAACGTTGTCCACCCTCTTCGCCCAGCTCCCCACTCCGTCCCTCCTCGCCCGAGAGACCCCAAGCCTGCCAGGCCACCTCCGCCGGTCAGCAAATCGCCTATGGTCCCCACCAAAACAGTTGTCTCCCAGGTTAAGCTGCCGCCTCCTAAGAAAcctcttccctgcagccccGTGAGGACCCCACTG ATTGTCCCAAAGCACCAGCCCCCTCGTCGGCCTCTGCCTGGAAGTCCTCTTCTGGCcaaagagctgcctcctgcacATGGACAGACCCTGCTGGTCATGGTCCCTCCTACCAACTTCAAGGTGTCGGGTACAAGTGCTGTCAGCCACTCCGCAAGGCCATTAAA